Proteins encoded by one window of Anaeromyxobacter sp.:
- a CDS encoding type IV pilus twitching motility protein PilT, translating into MELNEILQVALRAGASDIHLKAGLPPMFRVDGSLVPLKDARRLPPEEISRMGFGIMNDYQREKFKQTNEVDLAYGVPGLGRFRVNVFQQRGTIGVVLRVIPFKIQSIEQLMLPKVLEKMAAEQRGLILVTGTTGSGKSTTLAAMIDHINATETCHIMTIEDPIEFLIRDKRSIVNQREVGVDTMSFGQALKSALRQDPDVILVGEMRDLETIETALTAAETGHLVMSTLHTLDATETINRIISAFPPYQQKQVRLQLGSVLRGVISQRLVPRADGKGRVPAIEVLLCTARVREMIEDKDRTKEIPDAISQGHTTYGMQTFDQSLMGLLRNGVVSYEEALRQATNPDDFALRVSGISGTSDSKWDSFEKQGEPVAPAPQAARPAAPPPRGPPGSTPAQGVPVGRVAPTKAPAARPAAPASPSSPPGDDDFQIERF; encoded by the coding sequence ATGGAACTGAACGAGATCCTGCAGGTCGCGCTCCGCGCTGGCGCCAGCGACATCCACCTCAAGGCGGGCCTCCCGCCCATGTTCCGGGTGGACGGCTCGCTGGTCCCGCTCAAGGACGCCCGGCGCCTCCCCCCGGAGGAGATCAGCCGGATGGGCTTCGGGATCATGAACGACTACCAGCGCGAGAAGTTCAAGCAGACCAACGAGGTGGACCTGGCCTACGGCGTGCCCGGGCTGGGGCGCTTCCGCGTCAACGTCTTCCAGCAGCGCGGCACCATCGGGGTGGTGCTGCGCGTCATCCCCTTCAAGATCCAGTCGATCGAGCAGCTCATGCTGCCCAAGGTCCTGGAGAAGATGGCCGCCGAGCAGCGCGGCCTGATCCTGGTGACCGGCACCACCGGCTCCGGCAAGTCCACCACGCTGGCGGCGATGATCGATCACATCAACGCCACCGAGACCTGCCACATCATGACGATCGAGGACCCCATCGAGTTCCTCATCCGCGACAAGCGGTCGATCGTGAACCAGCGCGAGGTGGGCGTCGACACCATGAGCTTCGGGCAGGCGCTCAAGAGCGCCCTGCGCCAGGACCCGGACGTGATCCTGGTGGGCGAGATGCGCGACCTCGAGACCATCGAGACCGCGCTCACCGCCGCCGAGACCGGCCACCTGGTGATGTCCACCCTGCACACCCTGGACGCCACCGAGACCATCAACCGCATCATCTCGGCCTTCCCGCCCTACCAGCAGAAGCAGGTCCGCCTGCAGCTCGGCTCGGTGCTGCGCGGGGTCATCTCGCAGCGGCTGGTGCCGCGCGCCGACGGCAAGGGGCGCGTGCCGGCCATCGAGGTGCTGCTGTGCACCGCGCGGGTGCGCGAGATGATCGAGGACAAGGACCGCACCAAGGAGATCCCGGACGCCATCTCGCAGGGCCACACCACCTACGGCATGCAGACCTTCGACCAGTCGCTCATGGGGCTGCTGCGCAACGGGGTGGTGAGCTACGAGGAGGCGCTGCGCCAGGCCACCAACCCGGACGACTTCGCCCTGCGGGTCTCCGGCATCAGCGGCACCTCCGACTCCAAGTGGGACAGCTTCGAGAAGCAGGGCGAGCCGGTGGCGCCCGCGCCGCAGGCGGCGCGCCCGGCCGCGCCGCCGCCCCGTGGCCCGCCCGGCTCGACGCCGGCCCAGGGCGTGCCGGTCGGTCGGGTGGCGCCCACCAAGGCCCCGGCGGCCAGGCCCGCCGCGCCGGCGTCGCCGTCCTCCCCGCCGGGTGATGACGACTTCCAGATCGAGCGGTTCTAG
- the rplM gene encoding 50S ribosomal protein L13: MPKATHSATKQEALAGRQWWVVDGADKTVGRLATRIATILKGKHKPSYTPSIDTGDFVVVVNAGKVKFTGKKETDKTFFTHSMHPGGEKLTPMDKLRARHPEDIIVNAVRRMLPRSALGRQMMTKLKVYASDTHPHAAQKPQALAASK, encoded by the coding sequence ATGCCCAAAGCTACCCACAGCGCGACCAAGCAAGAGGCCCTCGCGGGCCGCCAGTGGTGGGTGGTCGACGGCGCCGACAAGACGGTCGGCCGCCTCGCCACCCGCATCGCCACGATCCTCAAGGGCAAGCACAAGCCCAGCTACACGCCGTCCATCGACACGGGCGACTTCGTGGTCGTGGTCAACGCCGGCAAGGTGAAGTTCACGGGGAAGAAGGAGACGGACAAGACCTTCTTCACGCACTCCATGCACCCGGGCGGCGAGAAGCTGACGCCGATGGACAAGCTCCGCGCGCGCCACCCCGAGGACATCATCGTCAACGCCGTGCGCCGCATGCTGCCCCGCAGCGCGCTGGGCCGCCAGATGATGACCAAGCTCAAGGTGTACGCGAGCGACACCCACCCGCACGCCGCGCAGAAGCCGCAGGCGCTCGCCGCTTCGAAGTGA
- a CDS encoding PAS domain-containing protein, which produces MPEAALLSQVFEAFPAPTFLVDDDVRVHMANRAARALLGPGEDLVRGLLKRGGELLHCVHATDHPDGCGRGAHCGDCVLRGSVEAAFATGGVVRRQTRVELHRDGRVVPLTVLISASPIEVTRIRLCVLTVEDISELTQLRTVTPG; this is translated from the coding sequence GTGCCGGAAGCCGCGCTGCTGTCCCAGGTCTTCGAGGCCTTCCCCGCCCCCACCTTCCTGGTGGACGACGACGTGCGCGTCCACATGGCCAACCGGGCGGCCCGCGCGCTGCTCGGGCCGGGGGAGGACCTGGTGCGTGGGCTCCTCAAGCGCGGCGGCGAGCTGCTCCACTGCGTCCACGCCACCGACCACCCCGACGGCTGCGGCCGCGGCGCCCACTGCGGCGACTGCGTCCTGCGCGGCTCGGTGGAGGCGGCCTTCGCCACCGGCGGCGTGGTGCGGCGCCAGACGCGGGTGGAGCTGCACCGGGACGGCCGGGTGGTGCCGCTCACGGTGCTGATCTCCGCCTCGCCCATCGAGGTGACGCGGATCCGGCTCTGCGTCCTCACGGTGGAGGACATCAGCGAGCTGACGCAGCTGCGCACCGTCACCCCGGGCTGA
- a CDS encoding ABC transporter permease has translation MPSRMRAVARAVGTPVVAAARYAVRLSALLGEALLVLLASGGRLRPAVRQVFLRQVYFTGVLAVPFALVLALMVAVAVAVQAHWSAAAGGEVLGTLLVVVLVRELGPLVATTIVVARSGTAMAAELATMRVDGEVETLAGMGVDPFEYLVVPRLLGTAVALAGLTVLFLAGTLAASAALSPLLGGPPPWALLGQVTRALEATDAAALLAKTLVPGLVIAAVACHEGLSAWRSTTDVPPAVTATVVRATTLAYGWNTLVSLFLYLG, from the coding sequence ATGCCGAGCCGGATGCGCGCCGTGGCCCGCGCGGTGGGCACCCCGGTGGTGGCCGCCGCCCGGTACGCCGTCCGGCTCTCCGCGCTGCTCGGCGAGGCGCTGCTGGTGCTGCTCGCCAGCGGGGGCCGGCTGCGGCCGGCGGTGCGCCAGGTCTTCCTGCGGCAGGTCTACTTCACCGGCGTCCTGGCCGTGCCCTTCGCCCTGGTGCTGGCGCTCATGGTGGCCGTGGCGGTGGCGGTGCAGGCCCACTGGTCGGCGGCGGCCGGCGGCGAGGTGCTCGGCACGCTGCTGGTGGTGGTGCTGGTGCGCGAGCTCGGGCCGCTGGTGGCCACGACCATCGTGGTGGCCCGCAGCGGCACCGCCATGGCCGCGGAGCTGGCCACCATGCGGGTGGACGGCGAGGTGGAGACCCTGGCCGGCATGGGGGTCGATCCCTTCGAGTACCTGGTGGTGCCGCGCCTGCTCGGCACCGCGGTGGCCCTGGCCGGCCTGACGGTGCTCTTCCTGGCCGGCACGCTGGCGGCCAGCGCCGCCCTCTCGCCGCTCCTGGGAGGCCCCCCGCCGTGGGCGCTGCTCGGGCAGGTGACCCGGGCGCTCGAGGCCACCGACGCCGCCGCCCTGCTCGCCAAGACGCTGGTGCCGGGCCTGGTCATCGCCGCGGTGGCCTGCCACGAGGGGCTCTCGGCCTGGCGCAGCACCACCGACGTGCCGCCGGCCGTGACCGCCACGGTGGTCCGCGCCACCACGCTGGCCTACGGCTGGAACACGCTGGTCTCGCTCTTCCTCTACCTCGGGTGA
- a CDS encoding insulinase family protein yields the protein MPTRLALALALVLAAAAAPAQEIPDIPFTTFRLQNGLTLVVHEDHKAPIVAVNVWYHVGSKNERPGRTGFAHLFEHLVFNGSEHFNDDYFKVLERLGATDMNGTTDTDRTNYFQNVPVASLDTVLWMESDRMGHLLGAIDQARLDEQRGVVQNEKRQRDNQPYGRVYDLMAPLQYPPGHPYSWTTIGSMEDLNAASLDDVKTWFKTWYGPSNATLVVAGDVKPEDVKARVERFFGDLPPGPPLDRPAVWVAKRTGEQRQELQDRVPQARVYLSWNTPEWGAPDGDLLDLAGQVLSSGKTSRLYKRLVYDEQIATSVMAGQWTRELGSSFMIVATVKPGGDPAAVERAARQELSRLIAQGPTKDEVARARTEQVAGFIRGVERIGGFGGKSDVLAENQVYGGDPGAYRARLQRALAATPAEIQGAARRWLSDGLHVMTVTPFPELAAGAGGADRSRRPEPGPQPGAALPALQRATLSNGLELVVAERHEIPVVTLDLVVDAGYASDAGGKAGTAKLAANMLDEGTRRRSALQLSEALQRLGAGLSSGSNLDQTTVSLDALKANLDASLDLFADVVLEPSFPQADFDRLQKQQAAAIGQELAQPNGVAMRVVPALIFGKTHPYGNPLTGSGTAASVASITRADVVAWHQAWFKPGGATLVVVGDTTLAEIRPKLERLLAGWKAGRSPKQPIGQGTPPSAGLYLIDRPGAPQSLILMGTVAPPRRPGPDVAQEVMNTILGGQFTSRLNMNLREEKHWSYGARTVLLGTSGPRPYLGFAPVQSDKTAEALAEFTRELRGIRGERPVTADELHAAQSNLTLSLPGQWETARAVAGSIGEIVRFRLGDDYFAGYADRVRAVTLADVAEAARLLQPSETVWVVVGDRAKVEAGLKALGLGDPRLLDADGRPLPPGTVK from the coding sequence ATGCCCACCCGCCTCGCGCTCGCCCTGGCGCTGGTCCTGGCCGCCGCCGCCGCGCCCGCCCAGGAGATCCCGGACATCCCCTTCACCACCTTCCGCCTGCAGAACGGGCTGACGCTGGTGGTGCACGAGGACCACAAGGCGCCCATCGTGGCCGTCAACGTCTGGTACCACGTGGGCTCCAAGAACGAGCGCCCCGGCCGCACCGGCTTCGCCCACCTCTTCGAGCACCTGGTCTTCAACGGCTCGGAGCACTTCAACGACGACTACTTCAAGGTGCTGGAGCGGCTCGGCGCCACCGACATGAACGGCACCACCGACACCGACCGGACCAACTACTTCCAGAACGTGCCGGTGGCCTCGCTCGACACGGTGCTCTGGATGGAGTCCGACCGCATGGGCCACCTGCTCGGCGCCATCGACCAGGCCAGGCTCGACGAGCAGCGCGGGGTGGTCCAGAACGAGAAGCGCCAGCGCGACAACCAGCCGTACGGGCGGGTCTACGACCTGATGGCGCCGCTCCAGTACCCCCCGGGCCACCCGTACTCCTGGACCACCATCGGCTCGATGGAGGACCTGAACGCCGCCTCGCTCGACGACGTGAAGACCTGGTTCAAGACCTGGTACGGCCCCTCCAACGCCACCCTGGTGGTGGCGGGCGACGTGAAGCCCGAGGACGTCAAGGCCAGGGTCGAGCGCTTCTTCGGCGACCTCCCGCCGGGCCCCCCGCTCGACCGGCCGGCCGTCTGGGTGGCCAAGCGCACCGGGGAGCAGCGCCAGGAGCTGCAGGACCGGGTGCCGCAGGCCCGCGTCTACCTCAGCTGGAACACCCCGGAGTGGGGCGCCCCCGACGGCGACCTGCTCGACCTGGCCGGGCAGGTGCTCTCCTCCGGCAAGACCTCGCGCCTCTACAAGCGGCTGGTCTACGACGAGCAGATCGCCACCAGCGTCATGGCGGGCCAGTGGACCCGCGAGCTCGGCTCCAGCTTCATGATCGTGGCCACCGTGAAGCCGGGCGGCGATCCCGCCGCCGTGGAGCGGGCGGCGCGCCAGGAGCTCTCGCGCCTCATCGCCCAGGGGCCGACCAAGGACGAGGTGGCGCGGGCCCGCACCGAGCAGGTGGCCGGCTTCATCCGCGGGGTCGAGCGGATCGGCGGCTTCGGGGGGAAGTCCGACGTGCTGGCGGAGAACCAGGTCTACGGGGGCGATCCGGGGGCCTACCGGGCGCGCCTGCAGCGGGCGCTGGCGGCCACCCCGGCCGAGATCCAGGGCGCGGCGCGGCGCTGGCTCTCCGACGGCCTGCACGTGATGACCGTGACCCCGTTCCCCGAGCTGGCGGCCGGGGCGGGCGGCGCGGATCGCAGCCGGCGGCCGGAGCCCGGCCCGCAGCCGGGGGCGGCGCTGCCGGCGCTGCAGCGCGCCACCCTCTCGAACGGGCTCGAGCTGGTGGTGGCCGAGCGCCACGAGATCCCGGTGGTCACCCTCGACCTGGTGGTGGACGCCGGCTACGCCTCCGACGCGGGCGGCAAGGCGGGCACGGCCAAGCTGGCCGCCAACATGCTCGACGAGGGGACGCGCCGCCGCAGCGCCCTGCAGCTCTCCGAGGCGCTGCAGCGGCTCGGGGCCGGCCTCTCCTCCGGCTCCAACCTCGACCAGACCACCGTCTCGCTCGACGCCCTCAAGGCCAACCTGGACGCCTCCCTCGACCTCTTCGCCGACGTGGTGCTCGAGCCCAGCTTCCCGCAGGCCGACTTCGACCGGCTCCAGAAGCAGCAGGCCGCCGCCATCGGGCAGGAGCTGGCGCAGCCCAACGGGGTGGCCATGCGGGTGGTGCCGGCGCTGATCTTCGGGAAGACCCACCCCTACGGCAACCCGCTCACCGGCTCCGGCACGGCCGCCTCGGTGGCCTCCATCACGCGCGCCGACGTGGTCGCCTGGCACCAGGCCTGGTTCAAGCCGGGCGGCGCCACGCTGGTGGTGGTGGGCGACACCACCCTGGCCGAGATCCGGCCGAAGCTGGAGCGGCTGCTGGCCGGCTGGAAGGCCGGCCGCTCCCCCAAGCAGCCCATCGGGCAGGGCACGCCCCCCTCGGCCGGCCTCTACCTCATCGACCGGCCGGGCGCGCCCCAGTCGCTCATCCTCATGGGCACGGTGGCGCCGCCGCGGCGCCCCGGACCGGACGTGGCGCAGGAGGTGATGAACACCATCCTGGGCGGCCAGTTCACCTCCCGCCTCAACATGAACCTGCGGGAGGAGAAGCACTGGTCCTACGGCGCGCGCACCGTGCTGCTCGGCACCTCGGGCCCCCGCCCCTACCTCGGCTTCGCGCCGGTGCAGTCCGACAAGACGGCCGAGGCGCTGGCCGAGTTCACGCGGGAGCTGCGCGGCATCCGCGGCGAGCGGCCGGTGACCGCCGACGAGCTCCACGCCGCCCAGTCCAACCTGACGCTCTCGCTGCCCGGCCAGTGGGAGACGGCCCGGGCGGTGGCCGGCTCGATCGGCGAGATCGTCCGCTTCCGCCTGGGGGACGACTACTTCGCCGGCTACGCCGACCGGGTCCGGGCGGTCACGCTGGCCGACGTGGCCGAGGCGGCCAGGCTGCTGCAGCCGTCCGAGACGGTCTGGGTGGTGGTGGGCGACCGGGCCAAGGTGGAGGCCGGCCTGAAGGCGCTGGGCCTCGGCGACCCGAGGCTGCTCGACGCCGACGGGAGGCCGCTCCCGCCGGGCACGGTGAAGTAG
- a CDS encoding RluA family pseudouridine synthase, translated as MPPQTITVAPEDAGQRLDRWLVRRLGLPADGVRALCQAGQVRIRGKACSPLRRLYGGEEVAVERPAARPAVALGPALPVLHDDPACLVVDKPADLAVEPAGPRSASVVGAASRLGHFDVAGQALPGLAHRLDRDTTGCLLLARTDAALQALRGAFEAGQVEKRYLALVRGAPPEHGVLDTPYGRRPDDARRFTTLVASPRRARLTFWVARRLRGAVLLEVALDTGRTHQIRVQLAEAGFPVLGDATYGVVSPVIGRQALHAERLTFPSPAGGRVVARAPLPADLEAALAALA; from the coding sequence ATGCCTCCCCAGACCATCACGGTGGCGCCCGAGGACGCCGGCCAGCGGCTCGACCGCTGGCTGGTGCGCCGGCTCGGACTGCCGGCGGACGGCGTGCGGGCGCTCTGCCAGGCCGGCCAGGTCCGCATCCGGGGCAAGGCCTGCTCCCCGCTGCGGCGCCTCTACGGCGGCGAGGAGGTGGCGGTGGAGCGGCCGGCGGCGCGCCCCGCCGTGGCGCTCGGGCCCGCCCTGCCGGTGCTGCACGACGACCCGGCCTGCCTGGTGGTGGACAAGCCGGCCGACCTGGCGGTGGAGCCGGCCGGCCCGCGCTCGGCCTCGGTGGTGGGCGCGGCCTCCCGCCTGGGCCACTTCGACGTGGCGGGGCAGGCGCTGCCGGGGCTGGCGCACCGGCTCGACCGCGACACCACCGGCTGCCTGCTGCTGGCCCGCACCGACGCGGCGCTGCAGGCGCTGCGGGGCGCCTTCGAGGCCGGCCAGGTGGAGAAGCGCTACCTGGCGCTGGTGCGGGGCGCGCCCCCCGAGCACGGGGTGCTCGACACGCCCTATGGCCGCCGCCCCGACGACGCGCGCCGCTTCACCACCCTGGTGGCCTCGCCGCGCCGGGCCCGGCTCACCTTCTGGGTGGCGCGGCGGCTGCGCGGCGCGGTCCTGCTCGAGGTGGCGCTCGACACCGGGCGGACCCACCAGATCCGCGTGCAGCTGGCCGAGGCCGGGTTCCCGGTGCTGGGCGACGCCACCTACGGGGTGGTCTCGCCGGTCATCGGGCGGCAGGCGCTGCACGCCGAGCGGCTCACCTTCCCGTCGCCGGCGGGGGGGAGGGTGGTGGCGCGCGCGCCGCTGCCGGCCGATCTCGAGGCCGCGCTGGCCGCCCTGGCCTGA
- the rpsI gene encoding 30S ribosomal protein S9 — protein sequence MPTLAKMTVGRRKESVARVRLVPGTGNVTINGRTMDQYFGRETSKMILIEPLKLVDQLGKVDVFATANGGGLSGQAGAIRHGISRALCNLDVAFRPVLKKAGFLTRDARAVERKKYGRPGARKRFQFSKR from the coding sequence ATGCCCACCCTGGCAAAGATGACCGTCGGCCGCCGTAAGGAGTCCGTGGCGCGGGTGCGCCTCGTCCCCGGCACCGGCAACGTCACCATCAACGGCCGCACCATGGATCAGTACTTCGGTCGCGAGACCTCGAAGATGATCCTGATCGAGCCGCTCAAGCTGGTCGACCAGCTCGGCAAGGTGGACGTCTTCGCCACCGCCAACGGCGGCGGGCTCTCCGGCCAGGCCGGCGCCATCCGCCACGGCATCAGCCGGGCCCTCTGCAACCTGGACGTGGCCTTCCGGCCGGTCCTCAAGAAGGCCGGCTTCCTGACCCGCGACGCCCGCGCCGTCGAGCGCAAGAAGTACGGCCGTCCGGGCGCCCGCAAGCGCTTCCAGTTCAGCAAGCGCTAG
- a CDS encoding UvrD-helicase domain-containing protein: MIDLSTLNPPQREAVVTTEGPLLVLAGAGSGKTRVIAHRVAWLLIQGVAPEQVLAVTFTNKASREMRERVTHLAGPPGADVFVSTFHSFGLWLLGEEHLAAGLPRRFAIADAGDQAALVKRCMREVKVDDRAFDPRRVLWQISKAKNALQKKIVPRPEGQGDDYDLIAAEVFPRYQLALRAQRAVDFDDLIARPVELLKKDPALRQKYQARFSHLLVDEYQDTNLCQLELLKLVAGTRQNVCAVGDDDQAIYGWRGAEVKNILRYGRHFPGAKEVRLEQNYRSTGRILACANGVIGQNADRKAKKLWTAEGPGAPVRVAACLGEEEEAHFVASEIARLRGEGRPWRHFAVLYRLNAQSRPVEEALREAQMPHQVHGGSAFFDRAEVRDLLAYLKVCFSPEDETSLARIVNVPARGIGDATLEKVHAFAVQQGLHLFEALRRAAEAPGLPRGAPEKIAEFVALVERARERFKTGRPAEAARALVAEIDLYAWARLSVQSAEAGQRKVDGIDGILRSLDWYQERTKRPSLATWLQRLMLDSRDEEDPAADDGVALMTLHAAKGLEFPVVFLVGLEEDLLPCAGIQGEARDLDEERRLAYVGITRAREVLYLTRATQRVKRGQVLARTPSRFLADLPKDAHEVVDPDAQPAAPEEVAAHAGSVLEALRARLAGAK, encoded by the coding sequence ATGATCGACCTCTCGACGCTCAACCCGCCCCAGCGCGAGGCGGTGGTCACCACCGAGGGGCCGCTCCTGGTGCTGGCCGGGGCGGGCTCAGGCAAGACCCGCGTCATCGCCCACCGGGTGGCCTGGCTGCTCATCCAGGGCGTCGCCCCCGAGCAGGTGCTGGCCGTCACCTTCACCAACAAGGCCTCGCGCGAGATGCGGGAGCGGGTCACCCACCTGGCCGGCCCGCCCGGCGCCGACGTCTTCGTCTCCACCTTCCACTCCTTCGGGCTCTGGCTGCTCGGCGAGGAGCACCTGGCGGCCGGGCTCCCGAGGCGCTTCGCCATCGCCGACGCCGGCGACCAGGCCGCCCTGGTGAAGCGCTGCATGCGGGAGGTGAAGGTGGACGACCGGGCCTTCGACCCGCGCCGCGTCCTCTGGCAGATCTCCAAGGCCAAGAACGCCCTCCAGAAGAAGATCGTGCCGCGGCCGGAGGGGCAGGGGGACGACTACGACCTCATCGCCGCCGAGGTCTTCCCGCGCTACCAGCTGGCGCTGCGGGCCCAGCGGGCGGTGGACTTCGACGACCTGATCGCCCGCCCGGTGGAGCTGCTCAAGAAGGACCCGGCACTGCGGCAGAAGTACCAGGCCCGCTTCAGCCACCTGCTGGTGGACGAGTACCAGGACACCAACCTGTGCCAGCTCGAGCTGCTCAAGCTGGTGGCCGGGACGCGCCAGAACGTCTGCGCCGTGGGCGACGACGACCAGGCCATCTACGGCTGGCGGGGCGCCGAGGTGAAGAACATCCTGCGCTACGGGCGGCACTTCCCGGGCGCCAAGGAGGTGCGGCTGGAGCAGAACTACCGCTCCACCGGCCGCATCCTGGCCTGCGCCAACGGCGTCATCGGCCAGAACGCCGATCGCAAGGCCAAGAAGCTCTGGACCGCCGAGGGCCCCGGCGCGCCGGTGCGGGTGGCGGCCTGCCTGGGCGAGGAGGAGGAGGCCCACTTCGTGGCCTCGGAGATCGCCCGGCTGCGCGGCGAGGGGCGGCCCTGGCGCCACTTCGCGGTGCTCTACCGGCTCAACGCGCAGTCGCGCCCGGTGGAGGAGGCGCTGCGCGAGGCGCAGATGCCCCACCAGGTGCACGGCGGCTCGGCCTTCTTCGATCGGGCCGAGGTGCGCGACCTGCTGGCCTACCTCAAGGTCTGCTTCTCCCCGGAGGACGAGACCTCGCTGGCCCGCATCGTCAACGTGCCGGCGCGCGGCATCGGCGACGCCACCCTCGAGAAGGTGCACGCCTTCGCGGTGCAGCAGGGGCTGCACCTCTTCGAGGCGCTGCGCCGCGCCGCCGAGGCGCCCGGCCTGCCGCGCGGCGCGCCGGAGAAGATCGCCGAGTTCGTGGCGCTGGTGGAGCGCGCCCGCGAGCGGTTCAAGACCGGCCGGCCGGCCGAGGCGGCCCGCGCCCTGGTGGCCGAGATCGACCTCTACGCCTGGGCCCGCCTGAGCGTGCAGTCGGCCGAGGCCGGGCAGCGCAAGGTGGACGGCATCGACGGCATCCTGCGCTCGCTCGACTGGTACCAGGAGCGCACCAAGCGCCCCTCGCTGGCGACCTGGCTGCAGCGGCTCATGCTCGACAGCCGGGACGAGGAGGATCCGGCCGCCGACGACGGGGTGGCGCTGATGACCCTGCACGCCGCCAAGGGGCTCGAGTTCCCGGTGGTCTTCCTGGTGGGGCTCGAGGAGGACCTCCTGCCCTGCGCCGGCATCCAGGGCGAGGCCCGCGACCTCGACGAGGAGCGGCGCCTGGCCTACGTGGGCATCACCCGGGCGCGCGAGGTGCTCTACCTGACCCGCGCCACCCAGCGGGTGAAGCGCGGCCAGGTGCTGGCGCGCACGCCCTCGCGCTTCCTCGCCGACCTGCCCAAGGACGCCCACGAGGTGGTGGACCCCGACGCCCAGCCCGCCGCGCCGGAGGAGGTGGCCGCCCACGCCGGCAGCGTGCTCGAGGCCCTGCGGGCCAGGCTGGCGGGGGCGAAGTAG
- a CDS encoding 4Fe-4S binding protein: protein MEPRPTPQARARADHRPQVDPACAGCPQLGLLRALRRSGVAAEGRLSCEPGHGLHLAEAVRGEARLLVLAGPDEPALTARPGWPAGPARVERIHPGALPEVEAALRRALEGPGLTVLVAVAPCVLGAARAAPLAIHEARCNRCGGCLGLGCPAISDQGGEALVIDPAVCTGCGRCAPLCRGRAIGPALTPVPG, encoded by the coding sequence GTGGAGCCCCGTCCCACCCCCCAGGCGCGCGCCCGCGCCGATCACCGCCCCCAGGTCGATCCGGCCTGCGCCGGCTGCCCCCAGCTCGGCCTGCTGCGGGCGCTCAGGCGCAGCGGGGTGGCGGCCGAGGGGCGGCTCTCCTGCGAGCCGGGCCACGGGCTCCACCTGGCCGAGGCGGTGCGCGGCGAGGCCCGCCTGCTGGTGCTGGCCGGCCCGGACGAGCCGGCGCTCACGGCCCGCCCCGGCTGGCCGGCCGGGCCGGCCCGGGTGGAGCGGATCCACCCCGGCGCCCTCCCCGAGGTGGAGGCGGCGCTGCGCCGCGCGCTCGAGGGGCCAGGCCTGACGGTGCTGGTGGCGGTGGCCCCTTGCGTGCTCGGGGCGGCCCGCGCCGCGCCGCTGGCCATCCACGAGGCTCGCTGCAACCGCTGCGGCGGCTGCCTGGGGCTGGGGTGCCCGGCCATCTCCGACCAGGGCGGGGAGGCGCTGGTGATCGACCCCGCGGTGTGCACCGGCTGCGGGCGGTGCGCCCCGCTGTGCCGCGGGCGCGCCATCGGGCCGGCGCTCACGCCGGTCCCCGGGTAG
- a CDS encoding ATP-binding cassette domain-containing protein: MSERAATLAPGAAAEAAARPSGRPAVDQPALAPCLEAAGLALDGPDGGPLVRGLDLALRPGQALQLHGPTEAGAAVLRALLGLARPRAGTVRLLGQDPSALRRREAAGLLARVGWLPRDGALLANLTLRENLRLPLEFHLGHREGEEALAAREAAALARFGLADAPDVRPEHAPLPVRRRLALARAVVLDPALLLLDDPLDDLDEAASAALAADLAAWAGHPGHALLVTSPDPALAAALGARHLDLQVNPP; the protein is encoded by the coding sequence GTGAGCGAGCGCGCGGCCACCCTGGCGCCAGGCGCCGCAGCGGAGGCGGCCGCGCGGCCCTCCGGCAGGCCGGCCGTCGACCAGCCCGCCCTGGCGCCGTGCCTGGAGGCGGCCGGGCTGGCCCTCGACGGCCCGGACGGCGGCCCGCTGGTGCGCGGCCTCGACCTGGCGCTCCGGCCCGGCCAGGCGCTCCAGCTGCACGGCCCCACCGAGGCCGGCGCGGCGGTGCTGCGCGCCCTGCTCGGCCTGGCCCGCCCGCGTGCCGGCACGGTGCGGCTGCTGGGACAGGACCCGTCCGCGCTGCGGCGCCGCGAGGCGGCGGGGCTCCTGGCCCGCGTCGGCTGGCTGCCGCGCGACGGGGCGCTGCTGGCCAACCTGACGCTGCGCGAGAACCTGCGGTTGCCGCTCGAGTTCCACCTTGGTCACCGGGAGGGCGAGGAGGCCCTGGCGGCCCGGGAGGCGGCGGCCCTGGCCCGCTTCGGGCTGGCCGACGCGCCCGACGTCCGCCCCGAGCACGCGCCGCTGCCGGTGCGCCGCCGGCTGGCGCTGGCGCGCGCCGTGGTCCTCGACCCCGCGCTGCTGCTCCTCGACGACCCGCTCGACGACCTCGACGAGGCGGCCAGCGCCGCCCTGGCCGCCGACCTGGCCGCCTGGGCCGGCCACCCGGGCCACGCCCTGCTCGTCACCTCCCCCGACCCCGCGCTGGCCGCCGCCCTCGGCGCCCGGCACCTCGATCTCCAGGTGAACCCGCCATGA